GGAAGTCAATTTTTCTATAAAGTTTAGGGTCTAATGATTCCTGTACAATCATTTCACCCTTTTTAAAGTATTTATCAAATAATGAATAGGCTTGGTCCTTATTCCCTAAATGAACACTTTTGATCAATCCTCTTGAGAGGGATGATAAGCTGATATATTTCCTGTCTCTTGAAAGATTGTATAAAATAGGTTCTCCGTAAGGACTTTTAGATTTCACAATAGTATATGGATGTTTTATAAGGAATTTATACAATTCTTTTTGAGATTTATATAAAATGGCTTCGGGAAGGTAATCTTTTACTTCAATAGATGAAGAGAATAAATTATTAATTTCCCATTTATTAAAAAAATAATCATTGAATACAGTGTCTCCAGAAATTGATTTAAAATGTTTAATCCAATTGGAGCTAACGGAGCTTGTCATGATAAAAATAGACGAGGGATAGGGGAATTTCCCTTTTTCCCATTGTTTTTTCGATGGATTAAATACATAGCCTTCAACTATTTGATTGGTTTTGTCAATATTTTCAAGTGAAAAGGCAATGATCATTCCGTTGATGTTACGATATTGAATCATATAATCATAAAGGTCATCCAGCTTTTTTTTTACTGAGTTATTTGAATAACCAGCTAGTAAACCTATATAAGGGCCAATATGAAATTCATTTTCGTAGATTTTAATCTCAAAGTGGCATTGAACAGGGATATTTAAGGAATTCATAATATCAGAGGACAGGTTTGCTTCATTTTCATTCATTTCCCCATTGAAATCGACCACAGCCTGAACTCTCCTGTTTCCAAAACAAATTTGTATTTCCCTTGATTGATGAATGCCTAATCTACTTGCCAGATTCGGATGAAGGCACAAACTTCTTTCTTGAAAGGTATGACAGGTGAAAAGTAAACAATTATCCATATTTCGCCTCCCACAAAACATGTCGATAAACTATAGTATGATGAAAAACCAAATTTGCTTTTGGGGATTCGTGTAAATTCGAAATCGAAAAAAGGCTGCAATCACCATTTAATCGATAATGTCCACCTGGGATGGACAAAAACGTCCATTTGTCTTTTTGTGGTGCCTGACACCATTAAATTGACACCATTAAAATCGTTTTACTATTGATTGGGGGTGAATTATTATAATGGTAGGTATTGATTGGAATGAGGAGCGGACAAGATGGAAGGGAAATGGCTGATTGCGGATCGGGATTTGAATGAGCGTGAGGGGTTAAAGTGGTTGTTAAAGTCGTCGTCGATTGCGGTATCGAGTATTTTTCTGGCGGCGAATTATCAGGAGTTTGTTGTTTTATTTGAGAGGGAGACTCCGGATGTAGTGTTAATAGAACTGGATATGATCAGCAGGGAAGAGTGGTCGACATTCAAGGGGTTGGTTCAAATCTATGAGCCTATATTAATTTTAACCAGTGCTGAAGCAACGTTTGAAAAAGCACGGTTGGCAATTGATTTGCAAGCATTAGATTTGTTGATTAAACCTTTTTCGACCACCAAGGTGAATTCCGTTTTTCAGAAGGCGTCTAAGAAGCAAACGGTAAAGCTGCGTCCTCAAGGTTCACACCTCCATTCGAATATTTATAATGAGTTATCATATGAATCCTTATTTGTACCACAGGCATCTGGATCGGAGAACTGCCATATCGCTGCCCTAAGAACAGAAAATGGAGAAAATATAGGCACACTTTATTCCTATTTAACGGAATATCCATTTAATGATTTGCTTGGAACGTTTCCTTTAAGTGATATGGTGATTTTATTATTTAAGGAAACTTGCAGCTCCATTAACGAACAATGCCAAAAGGTGATGAGACGTTGGGATGAGGAATTCTCTGAACCCCTGGCGATTTGTGTCCATTTAGGAGAATCACCATCCATAACCATAAATCAAAAATACGTACAAGTAAGAAAAATGCTTGAGTTCACCTATTATAAAGGTTATAGGCAAGTAATGGAATTTGAGTTCTTACCGGATTGGATTCATATCGATCCATTTTTAACTCCTCCTGAGCAGCGAGAATGGGTTGAGATGCTGAAAAGTAAGGATCTGGAAAAAATAAAGAAATGGCTGTATCAGGAATTTTTGCAGTGGCAGGGCCCATTCCCAGACCCAGGTCTCGTACGGATCAGATTGACAAGTATTCTCGCTCAAATTAGAAGATATATGAAAACGTATCATTTGGATGATGAACAAAGCTTCGAAAAAGAATATCGACATATTTTCCATTCCATCTTATACGACACAGTTCTTTATCGAACGGTACAAAATCTAATTTTGTTTATTCAAAGAATTTTTATAGGCGTTGAATCCAGTATTCGAAATTTTAAGCAAGATCCAGTAGAGAGAGGAATTTCCTTTATGGAGGAAAATTTTTCAAACAGTCAATTAAGACTGGAAGATGTTGCCCGATTTGTGGATCGGAATCCGTCTTATTTCAGCCATCTTCTGGCAAGCAAAACAGGGTCAAATTTTACAGATGTTCTTTCAGGAATTAGAATAAAAGAAGCGAAGCGGCTATTGACAGAAAGTAATAAGTCGGTAAAAGAGGTCTCCAATCTAGCAGGTTTTCACAATACCAACTATTTTAGCCGGATGTTTAAAGAACAAACGGGCATGTCACCGCGTGAATTTCGCATGCAAAAAGGTTCAGATTAAATACTGAGCCTTTTTTTTTCTAAATAAATTATACATTTTCTAAAAATTATATATGTTTTTGGACAGATTACCTAAATAATCTCTAGTTTTAAATAAAAATATTATATATTATCTAATGTTTAAGTCGTATTTTTCAAAACATTTCATTTTTATAATAAAGTCAGATAAATAACAGGGAGGATGTAAAATGGAAACGAATGCGACAACTAAAAGAGTAATTGAAAATTTTAAGGGTTCAGAGCTTCATGCTAAAGGTTGGATTCAGGAAGCGGCCTTACGTATGCTTATGAACAATTTAAATCCGGAGGTTGCAGAAAGACCAGAAGATTTAGTTGTTTACGGCGGGATCGGTAAAGCTGCACGTAACTGGGAATCTTATGACGCAATTGTGAAAACGCTTTTAGAGCTAGAAGACGATGAAACGCTTTTAATTCAATCAGGTAAACCAGTAGCCGTCTGGAAGTCGCATAAAGATGCACCACGCGTCCTATTAGCTAACTCAAACCTTGTTCCTGCCTGGGCAAATTGGGATCACTTTCATGAACTGGATAAAAAGGGTTTAATCATGTACGGCCAAATGACCGCTGGAAGCTGGATTTATATTGGCAGCCAAGGAATTGTTCAGGGAACATATGAAACATTCGCTGAACTTGCTCGTCAGGAATTCGGTGGAACGTTGAAACATACTATCACTTTAACGGCAGGACTTGGGGGCATGGGCGGTGCACAGCCTCTGGCAGTAACTATGAATGATGGTGTATGTATTGCTGTTGAAGTAGACGAATGGAGAATTGATCGCCGAATTGAGACTAGGTATCTTGATGTTAAAACAAAAGACCTTGATGAAGCGTTGAAATTAGCGTTTGAAGCGAAAAAAGAAGGTAAAGCGTTATCTATTGGACTACTTGGAAATGCGGCTGAAGTTTTACCAGAAATGATTGAGAAAGGGTTCAATCCAGATGTTTTAACAGATCAAACATCTGCGCATGATCCATTAAATGGATATATTCCTATCGGATATACATTAGAAGCTGCTGCTAAATTAAGAGAAGAAGATCCAGTGCTATATGTAAAACTTTCCAAGCAAAGCATGGCCACACATGTTAAAGCAATGCTAACGATGCAGCAAAAAGGTGCAGTTACTTTTGACTATGGTAATAATATCCGCCAAGTGGCTAAAGACGAAGGTGTGGAAAATGCCTTTGATTTCCCAGGATTTGTTCCTGCATACATCCGCCCATTATTTTGTGAGGGGAAAGGGCCATTTCGCTGGGCAGCATTATCAGGAGACCCAGAGGATATCCGTAAAATTGACGAAGCGTTACTCCGTGCGTTCAAAGATGATGAGCACCTTTGTAAATGGGTTCGTATGGCCCAAGAAAAAATTGCCTTCCAAGGGCTTCCAGCTCGTATTTGCTGGTTAGGTTACGGCGACCGTGCTCGATTTGGAAAAATTATTAATGATTTAGTTGCATCTGGTGAAGTATCTGCTCCGATCGTTATTGGACGTGACCATCTAGATGCCGGTTCAGTTGCTTCGCCTAACCGAGAAACTGAAGCGATGAAAGACGGCAGTGATGCAGTTTCCGATTGGCCTATTCTCAATGCTATGATTAATGCTGTCGGCGGCGCAAGCTGGGTATCTTTACATCATGGTGGCGGCGTAGGTATGGGATACTCTCAACACTCAGGGATGGTTATAGTGGCAGATGGTACGAAAGAAGCGGAAGTTCGACTACAGAGAGTTCTAACCACTGACCCTGGTATGGGAGTTGTCCGTCATGCGGATGCTGGTTACGAGCTTGCAATAAAGACAGCGAAAGAAAAAGGCATTAAAATGCCAATGCTTAAGCAAGACTAAAATGAGGGGATTTGAAACGAATGAGGAAGGCTCTTTTTATAAGAAATGCTTCTCAGCTCGTTACTTTAGAGGGGAGCTCCAATGCTCCCCTTATTAAGGGCGCGATGTCTGAGCTTAAGATAATCGAAAATGGCAGTGTTTGGATTGAAGATGGAGTCATCCAGGCAATAGGCACTGATAAGGAGTTAGCACTCCGTTATGCTGCTCGATTAGGCGAAGCTGATTTAGTTGATGCGACTGGTAAACTTGTGACACCAGGTCTGGTCGATCCTCACACGCATCTTGTTTTTGCCGGCAGCAGGGAAAATGAGTTTAATATGCGTCTTCAAGGTGCTACGTATATGGAAATTATGAATGCTGGCGGCGGGATTCATTCGACAACAAGAGCAACACAAGCTGCCACACATGAACAACTTTTTACCGAAAGCTATGATCGGTTAAATCAATTCCTTCGCCACGGTGTTACAACGGTGGAAGCAAAAAGCGGCTATGGTATGGAGTGGGAAACTGAACTGAAACAACTTGAGGTGGCAAAAGAACTTAACGAAAAACATGTGATCGATGTTGTTCCAACATTTATGGGGGCACATGCAGTCCCAAAGGAATATAAAGAAAATCCAGATGTATTTGTGGATTTATTGATCAAGGAAATGATTCCAAAGGTTGCAGAGTTTGGCCTTGCGGAATTTAACGATGTATTTTGTGAAAAAGGTGTTTTTACACCAGAGCAGTCAAGAGAAATCTTGGAGGCAGGAAAACGCCATGGGCTTGTGGCAAAAATTCACGCCGATGAAATCGAACCATATGAAGGGGCAGAACTTGCCGCGGAAGTCGGTGCAGTTTCTGCCGACCATTTGTTAAAAGCATCAGAAAAAGGAATGAAGGCCATGGCGGAAAAAGGGGTCGTAGGAGTGTTGCTGCCTGGCACCGCTTATTTTTTGATGGCAGAGTCCGCTAATGGACGGAAAATGATTGATATAGGGGTACCTGTTGCCCTCTCAACAGATTGTAACCCAGGTTCATCACCAACTGTTTCACTACCATTCATTATGAGTTTAGGATGTTTGAAGATGGGTATGACACCGGCTGAAGTAATTGCAGCAGTGACGATCAATGCAGCCCATGCGATAAATCGCGGCAGCGAAATAGGTAGTCTTGAAGTGGGTAAAAAAGGCGATGTTACAATCTTTAATGTTTCAAATTATATGAAGCTTCAATATTCCTATGGTGTTAATCATGTGGACACAGTAGTAAAAAATGGCCGAGTGGTTGTAGTAGGAGGCCAGCTTGCATGAAAAGCTTTCTTTATCCAAAACTAACTCCCCCTGTTTTCACTTGGGTGCGCACGGAAAATGGATTAAGGTCTTCGGGGAAAGTTCATGAATGGATTGAGCCGCTAACATCAGATTCTGATCCGGAAACATGTAAGGAAGCGGATGTGATCGTGCTCGGTGTTCCACTTTCAAGGTCTTCTATAAGTGCTTCAGGTGCTTCGGAATTTCCAGATGCATTTCGCAGAATGTGGAAAGGCTTTACCACCTATAACATAGATGAAGATGTGGATCTATCGCAATTAGTTGCACTGGATGCCGGTGATGTTCCAATGCATGTAACGAATATCAGCCGCTGTCATGATAATATCATTCAGGCATCAGAAGTCATTCATCAACATTTTAGTGATTCCAAGGTCTGTGCGATCGGCGGTGATCATTCTATTACAGCAATGATGGTTAAAGGCCTTCATAAGGCTAAACCTGAGAGCAAAATTGGCATACTTCAGTTTGACACGCATTTTGATTTACGTGATTTGACAGATAATGGCCCATCAAACGGGACACCGATGCGGAACTTGATAGAAAGCGGTGTCGTGAAAGGATCCAATATGTACAATATTGGACTACATGGATTTTTTAATACAAAAGATTTAAAAGAATATGCGGATGAGCAAGGTGTAAATTATATTACATTGGGCCGCGCCCGAAAAAAAGGCATTCCAGAAACGGTAATGGGATGTCTGGAAGAACTGACAGCAAAGGTTGACGTTATCTATCTAACCGTCGATATGGATTGCCTTGACATAGCCTATGCCCCAGGAGTACCGGCATCAACACCAGGCGGAATGACAACAGCCGAACTAATCGATGGCGTCCTCACAGCCGCAAAGCATCCAAAAGTAAACGTCATGGACATCGTCTGCCTAGACCCTCTAAAAGACACCATGGTTCAGCCAACGGTCAAACTCGGCACCCACATATTCCTAACATACCTAACCGGCATAGCTCTAAGAAGTAGCATCTAAGAGGTGTCAGGCACCAAAGAAAGACAAATTAAACATTTTGTCCACTTAGAGTGGACACATATATTACCATTTTCTTTAAGCCCTCATGAAAGTCATGATGGCTTTTTCTATTTATCCTTTAGGATTAATTGATAAATGGAGCTTTATTAATTGATTAGGTAGTTCAAATATGATGTAGGTATTTTCTTTTATTAATATTTTTTCTGTATTGATGGTTGAAAGATTACTTTTCATTTGAAGGGAATTATAATGAAACCGAATCATTCAATAGGGAGGAATTTAAATTGACTCGTTCTCATTTTATTATTAATGGATCATGGCAAGGAAATCG
Above is a genomic segment from Neobacillus endophyticus containing:
- a CDS encoding YheC/YheD family protein, which produces MDNCLLFTCHTFQERSLCLHPNLASRLGIHQSREIQICFGNRRVQAVVDFNGEMNENEANLSSDIMNSLNIPVQCHFEIKIYENEFHIGPYIGLLAGYSNNSVKKKLDDLYDYMIQYRNINGMIIAFSLENIDKTNQIVEGYVFNPSKKQWEKGKFPYPSSIFIMTSSVSSNWIKHFKSISGDTVFNDYFFNKWEINNLFSSSIEVKDYLPEAILYKSQKELYKFLIKHPYTIVKSKSPYGEPILYNLSRDRKYISLSSLSRGLIKSVHLGNKDQAYSLFDKYFKKGEMIVQESLDPKLYRKIDFRLIMTRNENDLWENMGMFARQKVTNIKTKNIYPLIKLEKQHLIDYFQFSELTSNILMKEVIYIACDAIKILEQQGIHIADVTFDMTIDEKGRIRILDIEQCNPSHEIALIAGHPDLYFEILHTNMLYAKKLAGFPINN
- a CDS encoding helix-turn-helix domain-containing protein; translation: MEGKWLIADRDLNEREGLKWLLKSSSIAVSSIFLAANYQEFVVLFERETPDVVLIELDMISREEWSTFKGLVQIYEPILILTSAEATFEKARLAIDLQALDLLIKPFSTTKVNSVFQKASKKQTVKLRPQGSHLHSNIYNELSYESLFVPQASGSENCHIAALRTENGENIGTLYSYLTEYPFNDLLGTFPLSDMVILLFKETCSSINEQCQKVMRRWDEEFSEPLAICVHLGESPSITINQKYVQVRKMLEFTYYKGYRQVMEFEFLPDWIHIDPFLTPPEQREWVEMLKSKDLEKIKKWLYQEFLQWQGPFPDPGLVRIRLTSILAQIRRYMKTYHLDDEQSFEKEYRHIFHSILYDTVLYRTVQNLILFIQRIFIGVESSIRNFKQDPVERGISFMEENFSNSQLRLEDVARFVDRNPSYFSHLLASKTGSNFTDVLSGIRIKEAKRLLTESNKSVKEVSNLAGFHNTNYFSRMFKEQTGMSPREFRMQKGSD
- the hutU gene encoding urocanate hydratase, producing the protein METNATTKRVIENFKGSELHAKGWIQEAALRMLMNNLNPEVAERPEDLVVYGGIGKAARNWESYDAIVKTLLELEDDETLLIQSGKPVAVWKSHKDAPRVLLANSNLVPAWANWDHFHELDKKGLIMYGQMTAGSWIYIGSQGIVQGTYETFAELARQEFGGTLKHTITLTAGLGGMGGAQPLAVTMNDGVCIAVEVDEWRIDRRIETRYLDVKTKDLDEALKLAFEAKKEGKALSIGLLGNAAEVLPEMIEKGFNPDVLTDQTSAHDPLNGYIPIGYTLEAAAKLREEDPVLYVKLSKQSMATHVKAMLTMQQKGAVTFDYGNNIRQVAKDEGVENAFDFPGFVPAYIRPLFCEGKGPFRWAALSGDPEDIRKIDEALLRAFKDDEHLCKWVRMAQEKIAFQGLPARICWLGYGDRARFGKIINDLVASGEVSAPIVIGRDHLDAGSVASPNRETEAMKDGSDAVSDWPILNAMINAVGGASWVSLHHGGGVGMGYSQHSGMVIVADGTKEAEVRLQRVLTTDPGMGVVRHADAGYELAIKTAKEKGIKMPMLKQD
- the hutI gene encoding imidazolonepropionase, translated to MRKALFIRNASQLVTLEGSSNAPLIKGAMSELKIIENGSVWIEDGVIQAIGTDKELALRYAARLGEADLVDATGKLVTPGLVDPHTHLVFAGSRENEFNMRLQGATYMEIMNAGGGIHSTTRATQAATHEQLFTESYDRLNQFLRHGVTTVEAKSGYGMEWETELKQLEVAKELNEKHVIDVVPTFMGAHAVPKEYKENPDVFVDLLIKEMIPKVAEFGLAEFNDVFCEKGVFTPEQSREILEAGKRHGLVAKIHADEIEPYEGAELAAEVGAVSADHLLKASEKGMKAMAEKGVVGVLLPGTAYFLMAESANGRKMIDIGVPVALSTDCNPGSSPTVSLPFIMSLGCLKMGMTPAEVIAAVTINAAHAINRGSEIGSLEVGKKGDVTIFNVSNYMKLQYSYGVNHVDTVVKNGRVVVVGGQLA
- a CDS encoding agmatinase family protein; the protein is MKSFLYPKLTPPVFTWVRTENGLRSSGKVHEWIEPLTSDSDPETCKEADVIVLGVPLSRSSISASGASEFPDAFRRMWKGFTTYNIDEDVDLSQLVALDAGDVPMHVTNISRCHDNIIQASEVIHQHFSDSKVCAIGGDHSITAMMVKGLHKAKPESKIGILQFDTHFDLRDLTDNGPSNGTPMRNLIESGVVKGSNMYNIGLHGFFNTKDLKEYADEQGVNYITLGRARKKGIPETVMGCLEELTAKVDVIYLTVDMDCLDIAYAPGVPASTPGGMTTAELIDGVLTAAKHPKVNVMDIVCLDPLKDTMVQPTVKLGTHIFLTYLTGIALRSSI